One window from the genome of Candidatus Rickettsiella isopodorum encodes:
- a CDS encoding Csu type fimbrial protein: MRLLSHACVALFFLFSISPAFCDDATSMLVSVSVVSGCTIRATPLIFGLYNPDSSIPTDSTARLYVLCTLNTPYYVTLDQGAGYSATTRLRSMSGPDHSEIKYLLTQNLTHTINWGNVVGIDAQFGVGKGLQQTLVVYGQIPPKQNVGIGSYRDVVNVGIIF, translated from the coding sequence ATGCGTTTGTTGTCCCATGCGTGCGTTGCTTTATTTTTTTTATTCTCAATAAGTCCAGCATTTTGTGATGATGCGACTTCAATGCTGGTTTCAGTAAGCGTAGTAAGTGGATGTACTATTCGTGCTACGCCATTAATATTTGGTTTATACAATCCCGATTCATCTATTCCTACTGATTCAACAGCGCGCCTCTACGTGCTGTGTACTTTAAATACACCTTATTATGTGACCTTAGATCAAGGAGCGGGGTATTCAGCAACAACAAGATTACGCAGTATGTCAGGGCCTGATCATTCAGAGATTAAATATCTCTTAACTCAAAATCTAACCCATACGATTAACTGGGGAAATGTTGTTGGTATTGATGCGCAATTTGGTGTGGGAAAGGGTTTGCAGCAAACCTTAGTCGTCTATGGACAAATACCACCTAAGCAGAATGTGGGTATTGGTTCTTATAGAGATGTAGTCAACGTCGGAATTATTTTTTAA
- a CDS encoding Csu type fimbrial protein, whose amino-acid sequence MLLKQIERYWLHMVILFLCNFYSYSAYAVCTGLGCSCSVATTAVTFGTYVPTSLKTANGNVAVTCSALVLFTASYVISMAKGNSTTYTPRFMNLLGVHLNYNLYTTAGFASIWGDGTGGTVTISDSYTAIVIGPVTRNYTVFGRIPASQFVNTGTYTDAVLVTVTY is encoded by the coding sequence GTGTTACTAAAACAAATTGAACGATATTGGTTACATATGGTTATTTTATTTTTATGCAATTTTTATAGCTATTCTGCTTATGCTGTTTGTACAGGACTGGGATGTTCATGCTCAGTTGCAACCACAGCAGTGACATTTGGTACTTATGTTCCTACTTCTTTAAAAACCGCTAATGGTAATGTGGCAGTGACTTGTTCGGCATTAGTTCTTTTTACTGCTTCTTATGTAATAAGTATGGCTAAGGGAAATAGTACGACTTATACGCCGCGCTTTATGAATTTGTTAGGTGTTCATTTAAATTATAATTTGTACACAACGGCAGGATTTGCTTCCATCTGGGGAGATGGTACTGGTGGCACAGTGACAATTAGTGATTCTTATACAGCAATAGTAATAGGCCCTGTGACTAGAAATTATACCGTTTTTGGCCGAATACCTGCTTCTCAATTTGTCAATACTGGAACTTATACTGACGCGGTTTTGGTAACTGTTACTTATTAA
- a CDS encoding fimbria/pilus outer membrane usher protein: MDIAKNHLCIGFRFVLIACFIIFSLNSIDSNAKLGKKTPIKQVSKEKAKISIIPLLLEIKLNGTLLPGVTQCYQDASGQIWVEESDLHQWKMQFNSHSPFNYHRDHLYKLDWYPGLHYQLDQYAMQLTLFAPPELFVIQTFDPLSKRLGALRPQDPGAYLNYDAVALRNNSPGINQTNLSALMGLGLFNRLGVGTADVIAYNKYVNSITSLTNQSSKLVRLNTTWTLDQPEKIARWRFGDAITGSTYWSGASRFAGIQYATNFNTQPNLVTFPLPGYQGEAAIPSKVDVFVNSVLNQQQIVNNGPYIFNNIPVISGAGTVNIVTQDLLGRSKVASFSYYASPQLLKPNLVDFSYEAGFVRDNYGVNSNDYGRFLAVGTYQRGITDNLTLGGHAELLFDQQTLGFSANYLLNNYGVATLALAGGHNNSGGGGLLGLGFIRQGPQLSYGFNTSLTTLNYIQLGTQPNTSPPSVVNQLFLGYSLENYGSLSTSFTMVNSRNFNTANGISNTPTARLLTATYTHNLFKNISLSLGFVGDLRSSQTNQAFLTLVFAPDVNHYINNSTTWQNHQIQDLLQFTKPVPLGKGYGYNILGSNNSNRYAGADVTVQTEIGAYTARVGQGRGQASYEVDASGSAIYFAGDGFLARKLTQSFALVKVPNFPGVDVYYENQLMGKTDRNGNLLITELLPYQENSVEIEPTTLPLDAEIDVTREKVIPYLHSGVLAEFSVKRMQGVELHLRTPSGNFVPVGAELILNNDSNCEAFPVGYDGEVYIPEVKDHFLEGSVNWENHVYYFSVRLPNTNDPIIELGDVSCY; the protein is encoded by the coding sequence ATGGACATAGCAAAAAATCATCTTTGCATAGGCTTTAGATTTGTATTAATTGCATGTTTTATCATTTTTTCTTTAAACAGCATAGATAGCAACGCAAAGCTTGGAAAGAAAACTCCAATAAAACAAGTATCCAAAGAAAAAGCTAAAATTTCAATAATTCCCTTGTTGCTTGAAATAAAGCTAAATGGGACATTGTTGCCGGGTGTTACACAGTGCTATCAAGATGCATCTGGTCAGATCTGGGTTGAAGAAAGTGATTTACACCAATGGAAGATGCAATTTAACTCCCACTCTCCTTTTAACTATCATCGAGATCATCTCTATAAACTGGATTGGTATCCTGGTCTTCATTATCAATTAGATCAGTATGCGATGCAGCTAACTTTATTCGCACCACCAGAATTATTTGTTATTCAAACCTTTGATCCTCTCAGTAAACGTTTAGGTGCGCTACGCCCACAAGATCCTGGCGCCTATCTCAATTATGATGCGGTTGCCTTAAGAAATAATTCTCCTGGAATCAATCAAACGAATCTTTCCGCATTGATGGGCTTAGGTTTATTTAATCGCTTAGGCGTTGGGACTGCCGATGTGATCGCGTATAACAAATATGTGAATAGCATTACCTCACTAACCAATCAATCCAGTAAGTTAGTACGTTTGAATACCACCTGGACTTTAGATCAGCCAGAAAAAATTGCACGTTGGCGTTTTGGTGATGCCATTACGGGTTCGACTTATTGGAGTGGTGCATCGCGTTTTGCTGGTATTCAATATGCCACAAATTTTAATACACAGCCTAATTTAGTGACTTTCCCACTTCCTGGTTACCAGGGTGAAGCAGCTATTCCGAGTAAAGTCGATGTATTTGTCAATAGCGTTTTAAATCAACAACAAATAGTGAATAACGGACCTTATATTTTTAATAATATTCCGGTTATTTCTGGAGCGGGTACTGTGAATATAGTAACCCAAGATTTGCTGGGACGTAGCAAAGTCGCAAGTTTTTCTTACTATGCCAGCCCGCAATTGCTTAAGCCCAATTTAGTTGATTTTTCGTATGAAGCAGGGTTTGTACGCGATAATTATGGTGTGAATAGCAATGACTATGGGCGTTTTTTGGCTGTGGGAACCTATCAACGCGGAATTACTGATAATTTAACCTTAGGTGGTCATGCCGAACTATTATTTGATCAGCAAACCTTAGGTTTTTCTGCTAATTATTTATTAAATAATTATGGAGTAGCTACTTTAGCATTGGCAGGCGGGCATAATAATTCAGGCGGTGGTGGTTTATTAGGCTTAGGTTTTATTCGTCAAGGTCCGCAGCTTAGTTATGGTTTTAATACCAGCTTAACCACTTTAAATTATATACAACTAGGGACACAACCTAACACCTCACCGCCCAGTGTCGTGAATCAATTATTTTTAGGGTACAGTTTAGAAAATTATGGATCGCTTAGCACTAGCTTTACGATGGTTAATAGCCGCAATTTTAATACTGCGAATGGAATATCCAACACACCGACAGCACGATTATTGACAGCTACTTATACGCATAATTTATTTAAAAATATTTCTCTAAGTTTGGGTTTTGTGGGAGATTTACGAAGCTCACAAACAAATCAAGCATTTCTTACTCTCGTTTTTGCTCCTGACGTGAATCATTACATTAATAATTCAACCACTTGGCAAAATCATCAAATACAAGATCTATTGCAATTTACTAAACCAGTTCCATTAGGTAAGGGCTACGGTTATAACATTCTGGGTAGCAATAACAGTAATCGTTATGCAGGTGCTGATGTGACTGTACAAACTGAAATTGGTGCATATACTGCGCGCGTAGGGCAAGGCAGGGGACAAGCAAGTTATGAAGTAGATGCAAGCGGCAGTGCTATTTATTTTGCAGGCGATGGCTTTTTAGCACGTAAACTCACCCAAAGTTTTGCTTTGGTAAAAGTTCCCAATTTCCCTGGTGTGGATGTCTATTATGAAAATCAACTCATGGGTAAGACCGATAGAAATGGAAATTTATTAATCACTGAATTATTGCCTTATCAAGAAAATAGCGTGGAAATAGAACCGACAACATTGCCATTAGATGCAGAGATCGATGTTACGCGTGAAAAGGTCATACCTTATTTGCATAGTGGTGTTTTAGCAGAGTTCTCAGTTAAGCGTATGCAGGGTGTGGAGTTACACTTAAGGACCCCTAGTGGTAATTTTGTGCCTGTAGGGGCAGAGCTTATATTAAATAATGATAGCAATTGTGAAGCCTTTCCTGTCGGATATGATGGTGAAGTTTACATTCCTGAAGTTAAAGATCACTTTTTAGAAGGTTCAGTTAATTGGGAAAATCATGTGTATTATTTTTCAGTTCGCTTACCTAATACCAATGATCCGATTATCGAGTTAGGAGATGTGTCGTGTTACTAA
- a CDS encoding fimbrial biogenesis chaperone codes for MKIKYYIARFSILAALFIPVVSANVLEVTPVQLSLSPSQRIGVLKVANRSGERSIFQLSLLDWQQSPKAKDIYKISHDILLTPPLFALPAHKTQIIRFALKHPTYNTVQKAYRVHLKEVQQPRQKKLGQTLYFLMDISLPLFVQPLHMVENAVWSIKVLDAHHMKLNLYNDGNISLFVNQWQLLSNQPGYSMKKHSTFTYVFPRCSFSWTIKNNSNINYTDILSNINGHSKKSSLHRL; via the coding sequence ATGAAAATAAAGTACTATATTGCTAGGTTTAGTATTCTGGCTGCCTTATTTATACCAGTCGTTAGTGCTAACGTTTTAGAAGTCACCCCTGTCCAGCTTTCTTTATCTCCTAGTCAAAGGATAGGCGTGCTTAAAGTGGCTAATCGAAGTGGTGAACGTAGTATATTCCAATTAAGTTTACTTGATTGGCAACAAAGCCCCAAGGCTAAAGATATTTATAAGATTTCACATGACATCTTGCTTACACCGCCATTATTTGCCTTACCCGCACACAAAACCCAAATTATACGTTTTGCTTTAAAACACCCTACCTATAATACAGTGCAAAAAGCTTATCGAGTGCATTTAAAAGAAGTGCAACAACCAAGACAAAAAAAATTAGGCCAAACATTATATTTTTTAATGGATATTTCACTCCCTTTATTTGTGCAGCCACTGCACATGGTTGAGAATGCAGTTTGGTCAATCAAAGTTTTAGATGCACACCATATGAAATTAAATTTATATAATGATGGCAATATTTCTTTATTTGTAAATCAATGGCAATTATTGTCTAATCAACCAGGGTACTCAATGAAAAAACATTCAACTTTTACATATGTTTTCCCACGTTGTTCTTTTTCTTGGACAATAAAAAACAATTCTAATATTAATTATACGGATATTCTGTCAAATATTAATGGACATAGCAAAAAATCATCTTTGCATAGGCTTTAG
- a CDS encoding Csu type fimbrial protein: MFRAQTVFLVLLILFFNPVAFAATVTANLPVNATVNATCVFGNITSVNFGNYSGVQNDATGSIEVTCNNGTAYNIGLNAGTGSGATITNRVMTGTPSGTLTYQLYQNAGRTTNWGNTPPTDTVNLTGSGTAQLSTVYGRIPAGTVPPTGSYNDTVLITVTY, from the coding sequence ATGTTTAGAGCACAAACCGTCTTTTTGGTATTGTTAATTTTATTTTTCAATCCAGTTGCATTTGCTGCGACAGTAACGGCAAATTTACCCGTTAACGCGACAGTGAATGCAACTTGTGTCTTTGGTAATATCACTTCAGTAAACTTCGGTAACTATTCAGGAGTTCAAAATGATGCAACGGGTAGCATTGAGGTGACTTGTAACAATGGTACTGCATATAACATTGGTTTAAATGCGGGAACAGGTAGTGGTGCAACCATTACTAACAGGGTTATGACGGGAACACCTTCAGGAACACTGACCTATCAACTTTATCAAAATGCAGGGCGCACAACAAATTGGGGAAATACTCCACCTACGGATACAGTCAATTTGACAGGTAGTGGAACAGCTCAATTATCTACTGTATACGGACGAATACCTGCCGGGACAGTTCCTCCGACAGGTAGTTATAATGACACTGTACTAATAACCGTTACTTACTGA
- a CDS encoding Csu type fimbrial protein — translation MLSSLIKFAIGFLLFLVLQDAMCVTINNTLAVMATVGGGANCTFDSTTNLKFPNYYPLTSNPDYVIGTITVTCLQNLAYDIGIGKGQGVGASETHRALTKQGGSEQLNYNLFQDASHQHMCGAIGQNTLHQIATGSAEVITIYGEIPSNQVVSAGTYLDRVTLFVIF, via the coding sequence ATGCTTTCTTCTTTGATCAAGTTTGCAATCGGGTTTTTGCTTTTTTTAGTTCTTCAAGATGCGATGTGTGTAACTATTAACAATACACTAGCGGTGATGGCTACCGTAGGTGGTGGAGCGAATTGTACATTTGATTCAACAACAAACCTGAAATTCCCTAATTATTATCCACTAACTTCTAATCCAGACTATGTTATCGGCACTATTACGGTAACCTGCTTACAAAATCTTGCTTATGATATAGGTATAGGTAAAGGGCAAGGTGTAGGTGCATCAGAAACCCATCGAGCATTAACTAAACAAGGAGGAAGTGAACAACTCAATTACAATCTTTTTCAAGATGCAAGCCATCAACATATGTGTGGAGCGATTGGCCAAAATACTTTGCATCAAATAGCAACTGGATCTGCCGAAGTGATTACTATTTATGGAGAAATTCCTAGCAATCAAGTGGTAAGTGCAGGTACCTATTTAGATCGAGTGACCCTTTTTGTAATATTTTAA
- a CDS encoding YgfZ/GcvT domain-containing protein: MLEEMVNPTSAIDLIDLGLIQVSGKDAKPFLQGQLTCDVEEINAKQSQLGAHCDGKGRIIALFRLFFYQNDYYFLLQKSTLPLLLASLQKYAVFSKVTLTDVSQDWQKIGLYGPSIKNFLNEQKLYSSKENGMAEPDHKLSLSIPGPVPRTVLLNPITDSLRFIDRKFFQQSVNHWHLLDIMAGIPIIYPETSSQFTPHQLNLPELGGVSFNKGCYIGQEIIARTHYLGKSKSRLYRVSFETNSSILPGTPLFDSDQKIKKGTLIMCAKELSNRYQALVCLQTQAISHSIRIESLEGPVIKFLELPYSTN, from the coding sequence ATGCTTGAAGAAATGGTGAATCCGACATCTGCTATCGATCTGATCGATTTGGGTCTCATTCAAGTTAGCGGTAAAGACGCGAAACCCTTCTTACAAGGTCAATTGACGTGCGATGTCGAAGAAATTAATGCAAAACAGAGCCAATTAGGGGCACACTGTGATGGCAAAGGACGAATAATTGCGCTTTTTCGGTTATTTTTTTACCAAAATGATTATTATTTTTTGTTACAAAAAAGTACGTTGCCGCTATTACTCGCTTCTTTACAAAAATATGCTGTCTTCTCAAAAGTAACATTAACGGACGTCAGTCAAGATTGGCAAAAAATCGGCCTTTATGGTCCTTCTATAAAGAACTTTCTCAATGAACAGAAATTATACTCAAGCAAAGAAAATGGAATGGCAGAACCTGATCATAAGTTAAGCTTATCTATTCCAGGACCTGTGCCCCGCACCGTTTTACTAAATCCTATTACTGACTCTCTCCGTTTTATCGATAGAAAATTTTTTCAGCAAAGTGTTAATCATTGGCACTTATTAGACATAATGGCTGGAATACCCATTATTTATCCTGAAACAAGTAGTCAATTTACACCCCATCAATTGAACCTGCCTGAGCTAGGTGGCGTTAGTTTTAACAAAGGCTGTTATATTGGTCAGGAAATTATTGCTCGCACTCATTATTTGGGAAAATCAAAAAGTCGACTTTATCGAGTGAGTTTTGAAACCAATAGCTCCATCCTGCCAGGAACCCCACTATTTGATAGTGATCAAAAGATCAAAAAAGGCACTCTGATTATGTGTGCAAAAGAACTGAGTAATCGCTACCAGGCCTTAGTCTGTTTGCAAACTCAAGCGATTTCCCATAGTATCAGAATAGAGAGCCTTGAAGGTCCAGTAATAAAATTTTTAGAACTGCCCTATTCTACTAACTAG
- a CDS encoding MFS transporter, translating into MQSEKKHFTAHHWYPWLVIALAAAFLFYKYILQVSPSIMTEELMHIFQIQGTGLGNLAASFFYSFLLAQLFVGVLLDRYSPRLLTTLAILLCATGIYIFSKAHSLNIATWSRVLIGVGAAFATVSYMKMTSLWFKPNQFAFVGGLLATAAMLGAIAGEVPLSFAVNTFGWRQSLYLCAVSGLILAGLYYFIVRDKPAGVLGETGTVEKFSFHDVWMVLNNKQNWLITLYSGLAFSPIDAFAGLWCIPFLKVSYHATHTQAAVLTSLIFLGLAFGSPLLGLWSDRLNKRVPVMLINAFVALVTITLIIYVNYLPLWLLGTLLFIFGFSTGAFMLGFALGRELNKITVAATIIALINTGDIIFSALTQPLIGKLLDANWHGKLLADVHYFSAIDYRHALSILPVYILLSLILLFFIRDSNPQQLEV; encoded by the coding sequence ATGCAGAGCGAGAAAAAACATTTTACTGCCCATCATTGGTATCCCTGGTTAGTGATTGCACTAGCAGCCGCTTTTTTATTTTATAAATATATATTGCAAGTTTCTCCTAGTATCATGACTGAAGAATTGATGCATATATTTCAAATACAAGGAACCGGATTAGGTAATTTGGCGGCTAGTTTTTTTTATTCATTTTTGTTAGCTCAACTTTTTGTAGGTGTTTTATTAGATCGTTATAGTCCACGTCTATTAACTACTCTCGCTATCCTTTTATGTGCCACAGGTATTTATATTTTTTCTAAGGCACATAGTTTAAATATAGCGACTTGGTCTAGGGTGTTAATCGGTGTCGGTGCAGCTTTTGCTACTGTTAGTTATATGAAAATGACCAGTTTATGGTTTAAGCCAAATCAATTTGCCTTTGTGGGTGGATTATTGGCTACGGCAGCTATGCTAGGTGCCATTGCAGGTGAGGTCCCTTTATCTTTTGCGGTTAACACCTTCGGTTGGCGACAAAGTTTATATTTGTGTGCCGTGAGTGGATTAATTTTAGCCGGTTTATATTATTTTATTGTTCGTGATAAACCGGCTGGAGTACTAGGTGAAACAGGAACAGTAGAAAAATTTTCATTTCATGATGTCTGGATGGTGTTGAATAATAAACAAAATTGGCTTATCACACTCTATAGTGGATTGGCTTTTTCACCCATTGATGCTTTTGCTGGTCTTTGGTGTATTCCTTTTTTAAAAGTAAGCTATCACGCTACGCACACGCAAGCGGCTGTATTGACCTCTTTAATTTTTTTAGGTTTGGCCTTTGGTAGCCCATTATTAGGCTTATGGTCGGATCGATTAAATAAACGTGTTCCAGTGATGTTGATTAATGCTTTTGTAGCCTTAGTAACCATTACACTGATTATTTATGTGAATTATTTGCCTCTTTGGTTATTGGGGACGTTGTTATTTATATTTGGTTTTAGTACAGGTGCATTTATGCTTGGTTTTGCGTTGGGTAGAGAATTAAATAAAATAACCGTTGCGGCGACGATAATCGCTTTAATAAATACAGGCGATATTATTTTTAGCGCGTTAACCCAACCATTGATAGGAAAATTATTAGATGCAAATTGGCATGGCAAGTTGCTAGCAGATGTGCATTATTTTTCAGCGATAGATTATCGTCATGCATTAAGCATTTTACCGGTCTATATTTTATTATCTTTAATCTTATTATTTTTTATTCGTGACTCGAATCCACAACAGTTAGAAGTTTAA
- the ccmD gene encoding heme exporter protein CcmD, which produces MKDYRFYLWIAYLSTAAILLINLLTSLIRYYKLFKKKRRITSLIPKK; this is translated from the coding sequence ATGAAAGATTATCGCTTCTACTTATGGATAGCTTACCTCTCGACAGCCGCTATTCTCTTAATTAATCTGTTAACTTCCCTGATTCGGTATTATAAATTATTTAAGAAAAAGCGTCGTATTACGTCGTTAATTCCCAAAAAATAA
- the lpxK gene encoding tetraacyldisaccharide 4'-kinase has protein sequence MAYLLWPLSFVYGIFIYLRRKLYQMHFLKINYLSVPVIVVGNITIGGTGKTPVVIRLARFLKEKGWRPGIISRGYGGNTQHFPCLVHQNSNAREVGDEPLLIAQHTACPTIIDPNRSRGAKNLLKRSNCNIVISDDGLQHLSLGRNIEIIVVDGERRFGNNFCLPAGPLREPASRLNSVDFIVSKGTARVNEFKLSLIPDYFYPLIQPKNNYTAAHFQNKKIHAVAGIGNPSQFFNSLRKLGLQIIEHPFPDHYLFKPRDFNYGKDAIIIMTEKDAVKCVGFVDARLWCLRTKTELDNQFLNALLNRITAIDKNLKSSLN, from the coding sequence TTGGCTTATTTACTATGGCCATTATCATTTGTTTACGGCATTTTTATTTATTTACGCCGTAAACTTTATCAGATGCATTTTTTAAAAATAAATTATCTCTCGGTCCCCGTCATCGTCGTCGGAAATATTACTATTGGAGGAACAGGTAAAACACCCGTTGTAATACGACTCGCTCGGTTTTTAAAAGAAAAAGGCTGGCGACCAGGGATTATCAGTCGCGGCTATGGCGGTAACACGCAGCATTTTCCTTGTTTAGTACATCAAAATAGTAATGCCCGTGAAGTAGGTGATGAACCTTTATTGATTGCACAACACACTGCCTGTCCAACCATTATCGATCCGAATCGTAGCCGCGGCGCTAAAAATTTACTAAAGCGTTCAAATTGCAATATTGTCATTAGTGATGATGGCTTACAACACTTAAGCTTAGGTAGAAATATAGAAATTATTGTCGTCGATGGTGAAAGACGTTTTGGAAATAATTTTTGTTTGCCTGCAGGACCACTACGTGAACCTGCTTCGCGTTTGAATTCGGTCGATTTCATCGTCAGCAAAGGAACCGCACGAGTTAATGAATTTAAACTGTCCTTAATTCCCGATTATTTTTATCCGCTTATTCAACCTAAAAATAACTATACCGCAGCGCATTTTCAAAATAAAAAAATACATGCCGTAGCTGGAATTGGTAATCCTAGTCAATTCTTTAACTCATTACGTAAACTAGGCCTTCAGATCATTGAACACCCTTTCCCGGACCATTACTTATTTAAGCCTCGCGATTTTAACTACGGTAAGGATGCCATTATAATAATGACTGAAAAAGATGCCGTAAAATGTGTAGGTTTTGTTGATGCCAGGCTTTGGTGCTTAAGAACAAAAACAGAGTTAGACAACCAATTTCTAAATGCCCTATTGAATCGAATTACTGCAATAGATAAAAATCTAAAATCTTCTTTAAACTAG
- a CDS encoding bifunctional UDP-4-keto-pentose/UDP-xylose synthase yields the protein MSLKILILGINGFIGSSLLEHCIEKTDWHLIGLDLTDNKIREFLKHPRLTFKKGDMKHEVEWIEQQIQNCDVVLPLVAIATPASYVKNPLSIFELDFEANLKIVRLCVKHKKRIVFPSTSEVYGMCTDEIFDEETSNFVLGPINKPRWIYSCSKQLLDRVIHAYGLKNELCYTLFRPFNWLGPKLDDPHNPKPGSSRVVSQFIGNILRSEAIQLVNGGQQRRSFIDIDDGIACLLKIIANENGCADQAIFNIGNPRNDISICELAELLLELIKTYPNYAGYAKKVQLQTINSDKYYGEGYQDIARRIPSIKRAEQQLDWQPYIDIKTSLKKILDFYLLQ from the coding sequence ATGAGTTTAAAAATATTAATTCTGGGGATCAATGGCTTTATTGGTAGTAGCCTGCTAGAGCATTGTATAGAGAAAACAGATTGGCATCTGATCGGTTTGGATTTAACCGATAACAAAATCAGAGAGTTTCTTAAGCACCCGCGTCTTACCTTTAAAAAAGGCGACATGAAACATGAAGTCGAATGGATAGAACAACAGATTCAAAATTGTGATGTTGTCTTACCTTTGGTTGCTATTGCTACTCCGGCAAGCTATGTAAAAAATCCCTTAAGTATCTTTGAGCTTGATTTTGAAGCTAATTTAAAAATAGTTCGTTTGTGTGTTAAACATAAAAAACGTATTGTTTTTCCTTCTACTTCTGAAGTTTACGGAATGTGCACAGATGAAATATTTGATGAAGAGACCAGTAATTTTGTGCTAGGACCTATCAATAAACCTCGTTGGATATATTCCTGTAGTAAACAACTGCTAGATAGAGTGATTCATGCTTACGGTTTAAAAAACGAATTATGTTATACGCTTTTTAGACCATTCAATTGGTTAGGACCCAAGCTCGATGATCCGCACAATCCTAAACCAGGGAGCTCTCGAGTTGTCAGTCAATTTATCGGAAATATATTAAGGAGTGAAGCGATTCAACTGGTAAATGGAGGGCAACAAAGACGTAGCTTTATTGATATTGACGATGGTATAGCTTGTTTATTAAAAATCATTGCGAATGAAAATGGATGTGCTGATCAAGCTATTTTTAATATTGGTAATCCGAGGAACGATATTTCAATTTGCGAATTAGCCGAATTATTATTAGAGCTAATTAAAACCTACCCAAATTATGCTGGCTATGCAAAAAAAGTTCAATTACAAACAATAAATTCAGATAAGTATTATGGGGAGGGTTATCAAGATATAGCACGTCGTATACCATCGATTAAACGAGCTGAACAGCAACTTGATTGGCAGCCGTATATTGATATTAAAACTAGTTTAAAGAAGATTTTAGATTTTTATCTATTGCAGTAA
- a CDS encoding glycosyltransferase: MNKPYISVVIPVYNESENLEQLYQRVIAALDKSDKPYEIILVNDGSQDDSYDQLNELQKRRPEQIRIIHFNGNFGQHMALMAGFERVRGEIIITLDADLQNPPEEIYRLVNLMEEGHDYVGGIRKNRQDTFFRRYASIINNWLRYKMTKIRLSDQGCMLRAYRRALIDLMIASKETSLFIPAQAYRLSISPAEIEVAHDARKSGESKYNLYRLLRLNFDWMTSFTLLPLQIFTMLGLFISMLSSFFVVYLFLRRIIIGPEVEGVFTLFAIVFFLMGIMLMGLGIMGEYIGRIYQEVRHRPRYVIRKIIDDTNE, translated from the coding sequence ATGAATAAACCCTATATCAGTGTGGTTATACCTGTTTATAATGAGTCCGAAAACTTGGAACAACTGTATCAGCGGGTGATTGCGGCATTAGACAAGTCAGATAAACCCTACGAGATTATCCTTGTTAATGATGGAAGTCAGGATGATTCCTACGATCAATTGAATGAACTACAAAAAAGGCGCCCGGAACAAATCCGTATTATTCATTTTAATGGTAATTTTGGCCAACATATGGCCTTGATGGCAGGTTTTGAACGTGTAAGAGGAGAAATTATTATTACTTTAGATGCGGATCTACAAAATCCACCTGAGGAAATTTATCGGTTAGTTAATCTCATGGAAGAAGGGCATGATTATGTGGGAGGTATACGAAAAAATCGACAAGATACTTTTTTTCGGCGTTATGCCTCTATCATAAACAATTGGTTGCGCTATAAGATGACTAAGATTCGTTTGAGTGATCAAGGCTGTATGTTAAGAGCCTATCGACGTGCACTGATTGATTTAATGATAGCGAGTAAGGAAACTTCTTTATTCATTCCAGCACAAGCCTATAGGCTTTCGATATCTCCTGCTGAAATTGAAGTTGCGCACGATGCGCGTAAATCAGGTGAGTCCAAATATAATCTTTATCGTTTGTTACGTTTGAATTTTGATTGGATGACGAGTTTTACTTTATTGCCATTACAGATTTTTACCATGCTAGGATTATTTATTTCAATGTTAAGTAGCTTTTTTGTTGTCTATTTGTTTTTACGACGGATTATTATTGGGCCCGAAGTGGAAGGCGTGTTTACGTTGTTTGCAATAGTTTTTTTCTTAATGGGAATAATGTTAATGGGTTTAGGTATTATGGGTGAATATATTGGACGTATTTACCAAGAGGTGCGTCATCGACCCCGTTATGTTATTAGAAAAATTATTGATGATACGAATGAATAG